A window from Thermodesulfobacteriota bacterium encodes these proteins:
- a CDS encoding response regulator, with protein sequence MLEGTRVLIIDDMPAIVEMLSEFLKLNGCEVFKAYTGLEGMKILDAERIDIVLADVKLPDINGVSLLEKIKLKDPTIPVIMVTGYLEPDVIISSMKKGASDFILKPIEFDKLWLSLLRAKREKELLGENLKNHQSLEDKKKIMLLNRELQNRIKELTAMYRIATRFNAIKVGEDVFEKVLEVTRDVFEGRSVAYYTVDMDSKEIIPFKVMGEKEKMEKRIFLNGHLAKDQNVSEKYVELDELLLVPVLIKKECIGFLGLEKKDKTKEKTLSEDVFLLKLIAENASVQIENMMLYESLFESLMQTLNSLIISINRRDAYTQGHCQRVAKLSLRVATLMGIPECERHGLELVGPIHDLGKIGIPDSILLKPGRLTEEEYELMKKHPVFGEEILSRFDLLLKEARLVRYHHERYDGKGYPDHLSSDEIPIGARILAVCDSYDAMVTDRPYRKGMTREEALMEVKRCSGTQFDPEVVEAFLEIISGEEKSSQNWYA encoded by the coding sequence ATGCTTGAAGGAACAAGGGTTCTGATAATAGACGATATGCCCGCAATAGTCGAAATGCTTTCGGAATTCCTAAAGCTCAATGGGTGTGAGGTATTTAAGGCATACACCGGGTTAGAGGGTATGAAGATTCTAGATGCAGAAAGGATTGACATCGTTTTGGCGGACGTAAAGCTTCCTGACATAAACGGGGTTTCATTACTCGAGAAAATAAAGCTCAAAGACCCAACGATTCCCGTCATAATGGTCACGGGGTATCTTGAGCCTGATGTGATAATAAGCTCGATGAAAAAAGGTGCTTCCGATTTCATATTAAAGCCAATCGAATTCGATAAACTTTGGCTCAGTCTTTTGAGGGCCAAAAGGGAAAAGGAACTCCTTGGGGAAAATCTAAAAAACCACCAATCCCTTGAAGACAAAAAGAAAATAATGCTCCTCAATCGGGAACTACAGAATAGAATAAAAGAACTTACGGCAATGTATCGGATAGCTACCCGTTTCAACGCTATTAAGGTGGGTGAAGATGTCTTTGAAAAGGTTTTGGAAGTAACACGGGATGTATTCGAAGGTAGATCCGTTGCTTATTACACAGTGGACATGGACAGTAAGGAGATCATACCCTTTAAGGTGATGGGTGAGAAAGAAAAAATGGAAAAGAGGATATTTCTTAATGGACATCTCGCTAAAGACCAAAACGTTTCGGAAAAGTACGTAGAGTTAGATGAGCTCCTTCTGGTTCCAGTTTTAATAAAAAAGGAGTGCATAGGATTTTTGGGTCTCGAGAAAAAAGATAAGACCAAGGAAAAGACCCTATCGGAAGATGTTTTTCTCCTCAAGCTCATAGCCGAAAATGCTTCAGTGCAGATAGAAAACATGATGCTTTACGAAAGCCTTTTCGAAAGTCTCATGCAGACGCTTAATTCCCTAATAATTTCAATAAACAGAAGAGATGCTTACACCCAGGGCCATTGCCAAAGGGTTGCAAAATTAAGCTTACGAGTTGCTACCCTTATGGGTATTCCTGAGTGCGAAAGACACGGACTGGAACTGGTTGGTCCCATTCACGATTTGGGAAAGATAGGGATTCCTGATAGTATCCTTTTAAAACCTGGTCGCCTTACAGAAGAAGAGTACGAATTGATGAAGAAACACCCGGTATTTGGTGAAGAAATTTTAAGCAGGTTTGACCTTCTCTTAAAAGAGGCAAGACTTGTGAGATACCACCATGAAAGATACGACGGAAAGGGTTATCCCGATCACCTAAGCTCAGACGAGATTCCCATTGGAGCCAGAATTTTGGCTGTTTGTGATTCGTATGACGCCATGGTTACTGATAGGCCGTATAGAAAAGGGATGACAAGGGAAG
- a CDS encoding response regulator, whose protein sequence is MNQKSEYFSILIVDDNTETVSLLREYLRDEADTVDGARDGIEALERYKNHRYDLIITDLSMPGMSGIELIQKIREIDDLTEFVIITAYASIDTAIDAVRLGAFDYLIKPFRLEELRVIVKNAKEKVRLKKLNRELFLKLQKLYQEIERYKNVGKKTEEEPKRSLPSDTEHLVDEIKRLEGLRLKMLRIE, encoded by the coding sequence ATGAATCAGAAAAGTGAGTATTTTAGCATCCTTATAGTCGATGATAATACCGAGACTGTTTCCCTTCTTAGAGAGTACTTAAGGGATGAGGCGGACACAGTAGACGGTGCCAGGGACGGAATAGAGGCCCTCGAAAGGTATAAAAATCACAGGTATGACCTCATAATTACGGATCTTAGCATGCCAGGTATGTCAGGTATTGAGCTTATTCAAAAGATAAGGGAGATAGATGATCTTACCGAATTCGTCATAATAACTGCTTACGCGTCGATAGACACGGCAATCGATGCGGTAAGACTAGGGGCATTTGACTATTTAATTAAGCCTTTTAGGCTCGAGGAGTTGAGGGTCATTGTGAAAAATGCGAAAGAGAAGGTTAGGCTTAAGAAGCTAAACAGGGAACTTTTCCTCAAGCTTCAAAAGCTTTATCAAGAGATAGAAAGGTACAAAAACGTCGGAAAAAAGACGGAAGAAGAGCCTAAGAGATCGCTACCCAGCGATACGGAACACCTAGTTGACGAAATCAAAAGGCTTGAAGGATTGAGATTGAAGATGCTTCGAATCGAGTAA